The following are encoded in a window of Verrucomicrobiia bacterium genomic DNA:
- a CDS encoding adenylate/guanylate cyclase domain-containing protein: MSQPSPTLDSPRRPTADSPATVHENGAPVSRFPGLEDEYVKAELHNGIVVFADIRDFTSYMDANSDYAISLLACFRRVLSQCFSGKTLKANENERYTTFAKELGDGVMLIWIAEQGSITDISVDEITGLAFASQEIVKRFFELSADFAPEKYHVGIGIAIGSFQRLLYRDKGNPTLFRYRDYTGGTINLAARLEGLSRPNGVTICFNALPLNKKREIIACITAQDFKEATHDIRGLGKTPLFQWKLNVEEPAAGPSGTKLWVDPR; encoded by the coding sequence ATGAGCCAACCGAGCCCAACCCTCGATTCACCGCGCCGGCCAACCGCCGACTCCCCGGCCACTGTCCACGAGAATGGCGCCCCTGTCTCGCGATTCCCCGGCCTCGAAGATGAATACGTCAAAGCCGAGTTGCACAATGGCATCGTCGTTTTTGCCGACATCCGGGATTTCACCTCTTACATGGACGCCAACTCGGATTATGCAATCAGCCTGCTGGCCTGCTTCCGGCGGGTCTTGTCCCAATGTTTCTCGGGTAAAACGCTCAAGGCCAATGAAAATGAGCGCTACACGACCTTTGCCAAAGAACTCGGTGACGGCGTGATGCTGATCTGGATTGCCGAGCAAGGTTCGATTACGGACATCTCGGTGGATGAAATCACCGGCCTGGCGTTTGCCTCGCAGGAGATCGTCAAGCGCTTCTTTGAATTATCGGCCGATTTTGCCCCCGAAAAATATCATGTGGGCATCGGCATTGCCATCGGCTCGTTTCAGAGGTTGCTCTATCGGGACAAGGGCAATCCGACGCTCTTCCGCTATCGCGATTATACCGGTGGCACGATCAATTTGGCGGCGCGCCTCGAGGGCTTGTCCCGCCCCAATGGCGTGACGATTTGCTTCAATGCGCTGCCGCTGAATAAAAAGAGGGAAATTATTGCGTGCATTACCGCCCAGGATTTCAAGGAAGCAACTCACGACATCCGAGGTCTGGGCAAAACCCCGTTGTTTCAGTGGAAGCTGAACGTCGAGGAGCCCGCCGCCGGCCCATCAGGTACCAAACTATGGGTTGACCCCAGATAG